In Thermococcus profundus, the genomic stretch ATGCCTCAGCAACGTGCTTCCACCACATCGGGTCTTCCTCAGCTTCCTTCAGGCAGTACTCGAGGAACTTCTGATACGCTTCCCTGGCGAGGTCTTCCATACCGAGCTTTCTAGCTATGTTCCCAACGTCCTCCCAGAATACTCCTTCCTCCTGGGCCTCGCCCTTGTAGTACTCAAGGGATTTCTCCCATGCTTCCCTCGCCTTCTCCTCGTTTCCGAGCTCCTCGTAGAGCTTAGCTACGTCCTCCCAGAACCAGGGTTCTTCCTCTGCATAGCGCTCAAGGGCCTTCGCTGCCCTCTCCATATCGCCAGCCTTCTTCCAGTACTCGTGGGCCTCCTTGAGGTAGTATGTGTCCTTCTCCTTCTCATATAGCTGCTCGTATATTTCGGCGGCCTTCGCGTACTCTCCGGCCTTCTCGTAGGCCCAGGCGGCGCTCTCCATCCAGCCGAGCTTCAGATACATCTCCGCGGCCTTGAGATAGTTGCCAGCCTTCTCGTACTTTCTGGCTGCCTGCTTGTACTTCCCGGCCTTTTCAAGGCTCTCGGCGCTCTTGAAGCGGTCGACTAAGCCGAGGTCGGGCTCGCTGATGTACCAGATGCCGAAGGCAACCACCGCTATGAAGAAGACGATTATCCCAGCAACCACTTCGAGGTTCTTCCAGACCCAGCTGAGATAGAGGCCGTAGCCGCTTATCACTGTGAAAACCGCCAGTATCGCCCCGTACTTCCAGCTCTCGGCGTAGAACGTCAGCCCCGTGAAGAACAGCAACATTAGGGTAACACCGAGGAAGCCGAGCACTAGAATGACTTGCAGCAGAAGCTTCCAGCCGCCGTACCAGACTATTCCAGCCGCTATGGCTATTACCGCTATTAAAAAGCCTATTAGGTAAGCTTTGAGTTTGTCCATCTTTTCACCCCCTCTATTTCCAGCAGGAACACTTTTTCATCAAGCCTTGGGGTGTAGTAGCCGATTCCGTCCCTAGCCACTACCCTGTGACATGGAACTACTATAGGATACGGGTTCCGCTTCATGGCCCCTCCGACGGCCCGCGGTGACGTGCCGAGGGCTCCGGCAAGGCTACCGTAGGTTATAACATTACCTCTTTTAACGTTTTTCGTGAGCCATTCGTAAACGCGCCTCTCGAACGGTGTAACGCCCTCGAATGACAGCTCGGGAAGAACCTCTGAGTTATCTATCCGTCCAATGACGACGTCGCGGACTAAGCTCGGATAATCAGACGCCTTTTGGGTTAGATCCACCTTCACTCCCCGCCTCTTCAAAAAAGCCGCAACGCGCTCTATGTTCCTCTCGAACTGCTCCTCATCGAGAGCGAAAGTTATCCCCTGGATTCTCTCCCTCCAAAGGACAGCTATCCAGACGCTCCTTCCAGCGATCTCAAATCTTTCAACGCTCAGCATTGTGGCATTCCTCCAGCTTAATCCGTGCCTTCCTCAGAGGCCCCATCAACGTGTGAACCTCCCTTCCGTAGAGGACGGCCCTTCCAACGAACCGCCTGAAGACCCTGATGAAGACCTCCCTACGTTCAGCGTCCTTAGGATAGTTGAGGGCCCTAAGAAGCCCCGCCCAGGTTTCAACCAGCTTCTCTTTCTCCTTCCTGGTGGCGGGTTTTAGCGCCTCAACTGCCGGCTCAGGTTTCCTCTTGAACAGCTCGTATAGGATCACCGCGACGGACTGGGCGAGGTTCATGATTGGGTAAGCCTCGCTCGTCGGCACGGTCACCGTGAGATCCATTTTCGCCAGCTCCTCGTTCTTCAGCCCTATGCTCTCCCTGCCGAAGAAGAGGCCCACCCTTCCGGAGTAGCCTTCGAGGGTTTCCCTCAGCTCCCAGGGCATTATAGGGGCTCTGTCAGGAATGTAGTTCTTCCCGGGCTTTCCGGTGGTTCCGACGGCAAGGTCGAAGAGTTCGAGGGCATCCTCGAAGCTATCCAGGATAACGGCGCTATCGAGCACGTCCTTTGCATGGACGGCATAGGCGTAGCTCTCCTCCGTAAGGTTGGGATTGACGAGGACTAACTGGGAGAATCCAAAGTTCTTCATAGTCCTCGCAACCATGCCAACGTTTGCAGGTCCCTCTGGCTCCACCAGAACTACCGCGGCGTTCATACGAATAAAATATAAGGGAAGACGATTAAATGGCTTCCGGTGGAAGGATGGGCAAAAGACCCGAACTGATTCCATTCACACTCGGACTTTTGATAATGGCCTATCTGCTCACATGGATCCCGAGGGACAAGGTGATCTACGTCCTCCCCTACGGCGTTCTTTCCCTTGCCGCGCTCAGGAGAAGGGGATTCTCTTACGGTGCGGCGTCGCTCTTTGGGGGATCTTTTGTTGAGTGGATCCTGACTGGAAGTTACCTGGCGCTGGTAGGAATGGCGGCGGCTTTTCTGGCGATGCCAGTGAGGGTGGAAAAACAACCCGTAAAGCTGTGGGAAAGGGCTTTAAATGCGGTTGCCGCGGGAGCAGTTGCCTACGCCTCCATCCTATCCCCCAGACTTGATTTTAAGGTTGTGGGGCTCCTGGTCGCCCTGGGGATACTATCAAGCAACAGAGGGATTTCAGGAGGGGGGCTCCTCGTGGCCTCTGCCGTTTTCATGGCAACAGGCGAAGGGCCCGAGACGTCCAGCTGGGCGGCCCTGGCGCTGATGCTATACTCCCTCCACCACCTTAGAAAGCTCCTGAGGTGATCGTGTGAAGGTCTACGTCCTCGGTGCCGGATCCATAGGCTCTCTCCTGGGGGCACTGCTCACTAGGGGAGGCCATGAGGTAACGTTGATAGGAAGGGAGGAGCACGTAAAGGCAGTGAAAGAAAAAGGCCTCCTGGTTACCGGGATGGAAGAATTCAGGGTATACCCAAAGGCAACGACCCTGGCCCCCAAGGAACCCCCGGACCTTCTTCTTCTGACCGTCAAATCTTACTCAACCAAAACCGCACTCGAGTGCGCAAAGCACTGCATAGGACGAGAAACGTGGATAATGAGCCTCCAGAACGGGCTGGGAAACGAGGAGCTGGCCTTAAAGTACACCGACAGGGTCATCGGGGGGATAACGACCAACGGAGCAATGCTGACGGATTGGGGAAAAGTTCGGTGGACTGGAAAGGGAATAACCGTAATAGGAAAGTACCCCACGGGGATCGACCCCTTCATAGAGGAGGTTGCTGAGGCCTTCAACCGTGCAGGGATAGAGACCCACACCACAGAGAACGCCGTCGGCTGGAAGTGGGCAAAGGCCATAGTGAACTCGGTCATAAACGGGCTAGGGACCGTCCTGGAGGTCAGAAACGGCTTCCTGAAGGACAACCCATACCTGGAGGGGATATCAGTTGAAGTAGCCAGGGAGGGGTGTATAACCGCCCAACAGCTTGGGATAGAGTTTGAGGTACATCCACTTGAGCTCCTCTGGGACACCATCGAGAGGACGCGGGAGAACTACAACTCAACCCTCCAGGACATAATGCGGGGAAGGAAAACAGAGATCGACTACATAAACGGCAAGATAGTGGAATACGCCCAATTGGTGGGCCTCGAAGCCCCCAGAAACGAGCTCATCTGGGCCCTTGTCAAGGCCAAGGAGGCAAAAATAGATAAACCCGAAGCAAGAAACACTGACGGGGGATGAAAATGGGGATATTCGGAGGAAAGGAAAACGACGTCTTCAACACCCTGGAGGATCACCTGAACGTTGTTAGAGAGACCCTAACCGCCTTCCGGGCCCTAGTGGAGAGTTATATAGATGGGAAAGTAAGCGAGGCCGAGAAATTTGAGAACGAGGTCAATGAGCTCGAGACGAAAGCCGATGGGCTCAGAAGGAGCATAGAGATGATGCTCTACGAGGGGGCTTTTCTGCCCGCAAACAGGGGGGACTACGTAAGGCTGAGCGAGCTCGTGGATCAGGTCGCGGACGCCGCCGAGAGCGCGGCCCACACTATAATCCTAGCAAGGCCAAAGGTGCCTGCGGAGCTGAGGGAGGAGTTCATGGAGCTCATCGACGCCGGAATAAAAACCTACGAAATTCTGATGGATGCCGTGAAGGCCCTCAACACTGACGTGGATCAAGCTATGGAACTAGCCAAAGCCGTGGAAGATGCAGAAGAGGCAGCGGATAAGATTGAGTACGAGCTCAAGAGGAAGGTTTTTGAGAGCGAGGAGATAAGCACTTACGCGAAGCTGATATGGAACCAGATCCTCACGAAGATCGGCGACATAGCCGACCGCGCCGAGGATGCATCCGACCAGGTACTGCTCATGTCCGTCAAAAGAAGGGGATGAGGTGGTAGAAGATGAAGGTTCTTGTTGCGGCGCCGCTGCACGAAAAGGCGATAGAGGTTCTGAAAGAAGCAGGTCTTGAGATCGTTTATGAGGAGTACCCCGATGAAGAGAGGCTCGTTCAGCTCGTCGGGGACGTAGATGCCATAATAGTCAGGAGCAAGCCCAAGGTGACCAGAAAGGTCATCGAAGCCGCTCCGAAGCTCAAGGTCATCGGGAGGGCCGGCGTCGGGCTGGACAACATAGACCTCGACGCCGCCAAGGAGAGGGGCATCAAAGTAGTCAACAGCCCCGGCGCTTCGAGCAGGAGTGTCGCCGAGCTCGCGATAGCGCTGACCTTCAACGTGGCAAGGAAGATCGCCTTCGCCGACAGGAAGATGAGGGAAGGCGTCTGGGCCAAGAAGCAGGCTATGGGAATCGAGCTCGAGGGCAAGACGATCGGAATCGTCGGCTTCGGAAGAATAGGATACCAGGTGGCAAAGATCGCAAACGCCCTTGGTATGAAAGTCCTCCTCTACGACCCCTACCCGAACGAGGAGAGGGCGAAGGAAGTTGGAGGGAGGTTCGCCGACCTCGAGACGCTCCTGAAGGAGAGCGACGTCGTTACGCTCCACGTCCCGCTCATCGATGCGACCTACCACCTAATCAATGAGGAGAGGCTCAAGCTCATGAAGCCCACCGCGATACTCATCAACGCGGCAAGGGGTGCAGTCGTTGACACCAACGCCCTCGTAAAGGCCCTCCAGGAGGGCTGGATCGCAGGCGCCGGCCTCGACGTCTACGAGGAGGAGCCGCTCCCTGCAGACCACCCGCTAACCAAGCTCGACAACGTCGTTCTAACTCCACACATAGGGGCCTCAACGGTTGAGGCCCAGATGAGGGCCGGCGTCCAGGTTGCCGAGCAGATAGTAGAGATTCTCAAGGGCTGATCCCCTCTTTTTCAATTTATCAGTATAGTGAGGAACTTTTAATGGAAAGTTTATATAATGGTGAAGATCGTTGCGCTTCTAATGGCAAACTATTTTAAATCCATCATGAATTTTTAACAGGTGAGTGTCCATTGGAAGCCCTCGTTCATCCCATCGTTGAGGCCATCAAACTCGCGGTTACGAGGATTCCGGACGATACCGTTTCCGCCCTGAGGCGGGCCTACGAAAGCGAGGAGAGCAAAGTAGCGAGGTTCAACCTCGGCAACATCCTCATGGCAATCGAGATCGGGAGGGACCGCTCGATACCGGTCTGCCAGGACACTGGAACCATGACCTTCTTCGTGAGGGCCGGCGTTGAAAGCCCCCACCTCGGAAAAATCGAGGCCGCCGTTCTGGAGGCAGTGAAGAAGGCCACCATAGAAGTGCCGCTCAGACCTAACTCGGTGGACGTTCTAACTGGCAGAAACTCCGGCGACAACACGGGAAAGGAGGTTCCCATAATCCACTGGGAGCTGACTAGAGGGGACGAGGTCGAGGTGGCGGTCTTCCCCAAGGGAGGGGGAAGCGAGAACTGCTCCGCTTTAGCTATGCTGACTCCAGCCGAAGGCTGGGAGGGCGTGAAGCGCTTCGTCCTTGAGAGGGTTATGGAGTGCGGCGGGAAGCCCTGCCCGCCGGTTGTCCTGGGTGTTGGCGTCGGCGGAAGCGCCGACCACTCGCTCAAGCTGGCCAAAAAGGCCCTGCTGAGAAGGATCGGCGAGAGGAACTCAGATGACAGAATAGCCGAGCTGGAGGAGGAGCTGCTCGAAGAGGTCAACTCCCTCGGAATAGGCCCCATGGGCATGGGCGGAAAGACGACAGCGCTCGACGTTAAAATCGAGGTCGCCCACAGGCATCCGGCGAGCTTTCCAGTAGGTCTGGCTGTCCAGTGCTGGGCCAACAGGAGGGCGTTCATCAGGATAAAAGCCGACGGGAGGGTCGAGCTTTGGCAGTGAAGCTGAAGACACCGCTGAGGGTGGAAGACGTCTTAAACCTCAGGGCCGGTGAGGTCGTTTACCTCTCCGGGCCCATCTACACGGCCAGGGACTCCGCCCACAGGAAGATTCTCCGACTGGCAGAAAAGGGGGAGCTCCCGTTTAACATTGAGGGGGCCGTCATCTACCACTGCGGGCCGGTCGTCAGGAGAAAGGATGAAGACTGGGGGATAGTTTCAGCAGGCCCGACCACGAGTGCGAGGATGAACCCCTACCTCGATGATATCTTGTCCCTGGGTGTTAGAGGGATAATCGGAAAGGGCGGCATGGAGGTTGAACCTTTCAAAGGCCGCGCCGTTTACCTGGCCTTCACCGGAGGGGCGGGCTCTCTGGCCGCGGAGAGCGTAAAGAGGGTGGTCGATGTCTACTGGCTCGAGGAACTCGGAATTCCTGAGGCGGTATGGGTTCTCGAGGTGGAGGACTTCCCGCTGCTTGTGGCCATAGACTCTAGGGGGAACTCCCTCTACCGCTAAAGGCCTTTCTTTTCTCGTTCAATGGCTCGATGAACGCTGAATAGAACTCCCTCCACCTTCTCAGATTCTCTTCCACTTCCTTCCCCTTGACCTTCCTCCTGGCTACTCCCTCCCTCATGGCCTCCTCCGCAACGGCCCTAGCCACCTTCGGGTGAACCTCCGGGTGGAACGGGGAAGGCACTATCTCCTCCTCGCTCGGCTCCACCAAGGAAGCCATCGCCTTTGAAGCCGCGATTATCATCCCGTCGGTTATCGTTCTGGCCCTAACGTCGAGCGCCCCCCTGAATATAGCTGGAAAGCCGAGGAGGTTGTTCACCTGGTTGGGGTAGTCGCTTCTTCCGGTGGCGACTATCCTCGCCCCGGCCTTTTTGGCCTCCTCTGGTAGTATCTCGGGGGTTGGGTTAGCCAGGGGGAAGACCACGGCATCGTCGGCCATCCCCTCCACCCACTCGGGCTTTATGACCCCCGGTCCCGGCCTGGTGAATGATATGAGGACGTCGGCATCTTTCAACGCTTCCTCGGGGCCGCCGCTGAGCCCCTCCCCGTTGGTCTTCTCCAAGAGGTAACCCCTGTAGGGGAAGAGCTCCTCGAGGGGCAGGTCAGGCGTCAAAATCCTTGGCTTTCCCTCAACCAGCTCGACGACGCGGACGTTTTCAGGCCTTACTCCAGCCTTCGTGATGAGCCTTAACACCGCGAACCCGGCGGCCCCCGCTCCGAAGAGGGCAACCGTTACCTCGCCGAGCCTCTTGCCAACGAACTTCAGGGCGTTCATCAGGGCCGCCAGAACGACGCTGGCCGTTCCCTGCTGGTCGTCGTGGAAAACCGGAATGTCAAGCTCCTTCCTCAGCCTCTCCAGGATGTAGAAGCACTTGGGGGAGGCTATGTCCTCGAGGTTTATCCCGCCGAAGGAGGGGGAGACCGCCTTTACGGCCTCAATGAACTTATCATGGTCTTTCTCCGCCAGGACTAGGGGAAAGGCATCGACGCCGCCGAAGGCCTTGAAAAGGAGAGCTTTTCCCTCCATCACGGGGAGGGCCCCGAGGGGTCCGATGTCGCCAAGACCGAGGACTCTCGTCCCGTCGCTGACGACCGCCACGGTGTTGCCTCTGTTGGTGTAGTCAAAGACTTCATTCGGGTTCTCAGCTATTCTCCGGGAGACCTCGGCGACGCCTGGAGTGTAGGCGAGTGATAGCGTTTCATCCGTGAGCGGGATCTTGGGGATGACTTCAATCTTCCCGTTGCCGGGGAAGTTGTTCCTGTGAAGGTCGAGCGGCTTCATGACATCACCGGAGTGACTTGACTGGTATGAGTTAAAAGCTCTCCGTTTCCAGTGGAAAATAAACTCAAATTTGTTCAGAGAGGCACATGCAAAAGTACTTTAAGCTGGGGCGGTACTCCAGGAAAGGTGAAGTCCATGAAAAGGGTGCTCCTTTCGATCCTGCTCGCCTTTATTGTTGCAACCGCGGGATGTATGGGCTCTCAAAGCGAATCATCCAAAAGCCCAACCACCTCCAGCCCCCAAACCGGAGGAATAGACTTCAACGCATACGGAAAGGGCCAGGTGCTCGAAAAGTGGGCCGAGCTGGCGGATACTTCAAAGGTGTACGTGAGCAGTGGATACGAAGACCTAGCAAAACACTACTTCCCAAATGCGCAGATCCTTCCGGTTAGCGAGTACAAGGGGGGAGTGGCGGTACTCTCACCCCAGGACGCCCGCCCGCTCATGAGGGGCCGGCCGATAGTCATGACGGTAAGGGACTACTTCGGGTACATCGTTTACACCTCAAGCGTCAAGTTCGTGGGCCCGGATAAGGGAGTATTCGCCGTGTTCAACAGCGATGGGAAGTCGTACTTCGTCTTCACTGGAACCAGCAAGGCCGGTGCAGGGGCGGCCATCGAATACGCAATGAAGCTGAAGGAAGGAAAGGAGAAACCCGAAAACGTCTTCAGAGACCGCGAGTTCGAAGGGGTTGTCCTGAAGGTGATAGGGGACAACGACTGGGACGGAATTCAGGAGGAAGGCGAGAGCTGGTACCTCACAACCCTCAAGTTCACAGAGCCCTTCATCTACTACTGGCGCGTCGTCGATGGGGAGAACGTCACCGTTAAGGGCGGCTTCATAAGGCTCGTCAACGGCTCTACCATTTACATCCACGCCCTCGGCTTCAACGTCAGTGTGGAGGTCAAGAACTCAACCGGGGCAAAACTCACGTACGTCATTGAGAACACCAACCCAGAGGTGCTCCAGCTCCCAGAAGGGGCCGAAAAGGGGGACACGTGGGTTAAGTTCACA encodes the following:
- a CDS encoding fumarate hydratase, coding for MEALVHPIVEAIKLAVTRIPDDTVSALRRAYESEESKVARFNLGNILMAIEIGRDRSIPVCQDTGTMTFFVRAGVESPHLGKIEAAVLEAVKKATIEVPLRPNSVDVLTGRNSGDNTGKEVPIIHWELTRGDEVEVAVFPKGGGSENCSALAMLTPAEGWEGVKRFVLERVMECGGKPCPPVVLGVGVGGSADHSLKLAKKALLRRIGERNSDDRIAELEEELLEEVNSLGIGPMGMGGKTTALDVKIEVAHRHPASFPVGLAVQCWANRRAFIRIKADGRVELWQ
- a CDS encoding metallophosphoesterase family protein, yielding MKRVLLSILLAFIVATAGCMGSQSESSKSPTTSSPQTGGIDFNAYGKGQVLEKWAELADTSKVYVSSGYEDLAKHYFPNAQILPVSEYKGGVAVLSPQDARPLMRGRPIVMTVRDYFGYIVYTSSVKFVGPDKGVFAVFNSDGKSYFVFTGTSKAGAGAAIEYAMKLKEGKEKPENVFRDREFEGVVLKVIGDNDWDGIQEEGESWYLTTLKFTEPFIYYWRVVDGENVTVKGGFIRLVNGSTIYIHALGFNVSVEVKNSTGAKLTYVIENTNPEVLQLPEGAEKGDTWVKFTTSNASFRVEAKPIENYRILAFGDHRPGGGTKPPAVFLKIRDRMNSDEGIFIIDGGDLVYTGELDEWVDLMKEWKWNRPIFVAPGNHEYNGEGINIFHMLFGPDNYAFSLGNYRYIILNDVEENYGLSEKTFQWLEDQMKLAVSKGQRPVVILHAPPIDPRPNGHHAMNPKDGQKLLSLMKEYNAFGIFSHIHIYWYGEEDGVQMLITGGGGAPLYASEDQGGFYHYVRLDMGANGTISVEPVKVEP
- a CDS encoding 2-dehydropantoate 2-reductase — translated: MKVYVLGAGSIGSLLGALLTRGGHEVTLIGREEHVKAVKEKGLLVTGMEEFRVYPKATTLAPKEPPDLLLLTVKSYSTKTALECAKHCIGRETWIMSLQNGLGNEELALKYTDRVIGGITTNGAMLTDWGKVRWTGKGITVIGKYPTGIDPFIEEVAEAFNRAGIETHTTENAVGWKWAKAIVNSVINGLGTVLEVRNGFLKDNPYLEGISVEVAREGCITAQQLGIEFEVHPLELLWDTIERTRENYNSTLQDIMRGRKTEIDYINGKIVEYAQLVGLEAPRNELIWALVKAKEAKIDKPEARNTDGG
- a CDS encoding RNA methyltransferase, with amino-acid sequence MNAAVVLVEPEGPANVGMVARTMKNFGFSQLVLVNPNLTEESYAYAVHAKDVLDSAVILDSFEDALELFDLAVGTTGKPGKNYIPDRAPIMPWELRETLEGYSGRVGLFFGRESIGLKNEELAKMDLTVTVPTSEAYPIMNLAQSVAVILYELFKRKPEPAVEALKPATRKEKEKLVETWAGLLRALNYPKDAERREVFIRVFRRFVGRAVLYGREVHTLMGPLRKARIKLEECHNAER
- a CDS encoding tetratricopeptide repeat protein, coding for MDKLKAYLIGFLIAVIAIAAGIVWYGGWKLLLQVILVLGFLGVTLMLLFFTGLTFYAESWKYGAILAVFTVISGYGLYLSWVWKNLEVVAGIIVFFIAVVAFGIWYISEPDLGLVDRFKSAESLEKAGKYKQAARKYEKAGNYLKAAEMYLKLGWMESAAWAYEKAGEYAKAAEIYEQLYEKEKDTYYLKEAHEYWKKAGDMERAAKALERYAEEEPWFWEDVAKLYEELGNEEKAREAWEKSLEYYKGEAQEEGVFWEDVGNIARKLGMEDLAREAYQKFLEYCLKEAEEDPMWWKHVAEAYEYLGEKEKAEEARKKYEEYRQKIMKANEETSKFPEEEKKE
- a CDS encoding FumA C-terminus/TtdB family hydratase beta subunit, giving the protein MAVKLKTPLRVEDVLNLRAGEVVYLSGPIYTARDSAHRKILRLAEKGELPFNIEGAVIYHCGPVVRRKDEDWGIVSAGPTTSARMNPYLDDILSLGVRGIIGKGGMEVEPFKGRAVYLAFTGGAGSLAAESVKRVVDVYWLEELGIPEAVWVLEVEDFPLLVAIDSRGNSLYR
- a CDS encoding TIGR00153 family protein, whose translation is MGIFGGKENDVFNTLEDHLNVVRETLTAFRALVESYIDGKVSEAEKFENEVNELETKADGLRRSIEMMLYEGAFLPANRGDYVRLSELVDQVADAAESAAHTIILARPKVPAELREEFMELIDAGIKTYEILMDAVKALNTDVDQAMELAKAVEDAEEAADKIEYELKRKVFESEEISTYAKLIWNQILTKIGDIADRAEDASDQVLLMSVKRRG
- a CDS encoding NAD(P)-dependent malic enzyme — encoded protein: MKPLDLHRNNFPGNGKIEVIPKIPLTDETLSLAYTPGVAEVSRRIAENPNEVFDYTNRGNTVAVVSDGTRVLGLGDIGPLGALPVMEGKALLFKAFGGVDAFPLVLAEKDHDKFIEAVKAVSPSFGGINLEDIASPKCFYILERLRKELDIPVFHDDQQGTASVVLAALMNALKFVGKRLGEVTVALFGAGAAGFAVLRLITKAGVRPENVRVVELVEGKPRILTPDLPLEELFPYRGYLLEKTNGEGLSGGPEEALKDADVLISFTRPGPGVIKPEWVEGMADDAVVFPLANPTPEILPEEAKKAGARIVATGRSDYPNQVNNLLGFPAIFRGALDVRARTITDGMIIAASKAMASLVEPSEEEIVPSPFHPEVHPKVARAVAEEAMREGVARRKVKGKEVEENLRRWREFYSAFIEPLNEKRKAFSGRGSSP
- a CDS encoding hydroxyacid dehydrogenase — its product is MKVLVAAPLHEKAIEVLKEAGLEIVYEEYPDEERLVQLVGDVDAIIVRSKPKVTRKVIEAAPKLKVIGRAGVGLDNIDLDAAKERGIKVVNSPGASSRSVAELAIALTFNVARKIAFADRKMREGVWAKKQAMGIELEGKTIGIVGFGRIGYQVAKIANALGMKVLLYDPYPNEERAKEVGGRFADLETLLKESDVVTLHVPLIDATYHLINEERLKLMKPTAILINAARGAVVDTNALVKALQEGWIAGAGLDVYEEEPLPADHPLTKLDNVVLTPHIGASTVEAQMRAGVQVAEQIVEILKG
- the otg gene encoding methylated-DNA--protein-cysteine methyltransferase, producing MLSVERFEIAGRSVWIAVLWRERIQGITFALDEEQFERNIERVAAFLKRRGVKVDLTQKASDYPSLVRDVVIGRIDNSEVLPELSFEGVTPFERRVYEWLTKNVKRGNVITYGSLAGALGTSPRAVGGAMKRNPYPIVVPCHRVVARDGIGYYTPRLDEKVFLLEIEGVKRWTNSKLT